The Solanum dulcamara chromosome 2, daSolDulc1.2, whole genome shotgun sequence region TCAATGTTAcaatcttttttcttcacttggCATTATTCATCAAAGCACCTGTGTACATACACCTCAGCAAAATGGCATTGCTGAGAAAAAACACAGGCATCTACTTGAAATGGCAAGAGCTCTTCGATTTCAAACCCATATTCCCTTAAAGTTTTGGGGTGAATGTGTTCTTACAGCCACATTTCTTATAAACAGATTACTTTCTTCTGTCCAAGAGGGTAAGTCTCCTTATGAAGTCTTTCATAAACATCCTCATAATCTCAGTTCCCTCAAAGTGTTTGGTTGTCTATGTTATGCAAGCAACACATCCCTCACTGATAAACTTGCCCCTAAAGTCATCCCTTCTGTTTTCATGGGCTATTCTAATACTCATAAAGGTtacaaaatatacaatattGCTACTGGCACTTTCTTTGTGAGCAGGGATATTTCCTTTAGAGAATCTATATTTCCTTTCACCTATCCTAAACATACTTTCCTAGAATCTCTTCCTCTATCCCATACCTCTTCTTTTCATCTTATACCACCTTCTTTCCCTTATACCGTTGAAGATATTTTCCCTCAACCTTCATGCCACCTCTTCACCCTCCTCTATTCCACATTCTCCCTTTCCATCTTTTCCTACTTCAGATTCTCCTGCTACACTTTTCTCAAAGAAAGAGGAAAGGTTGGCAGTTCAGGCTTCAGATGGAATTCTACCTCTCTTTCATGTTCTATTTCATTTGTCCTTCTTATGCCTCAGAGAAAATCTACCAAAACCATTAAACCTCCCATATGGCACATTGATTATGTCACAACTCCTAAAATACTCCATCATATCTCTAATTCTATGATTTATGCCCATGTTACTCCTTCTTATAAATCCTATCTCTCCACCTTCTCATCCACTATATCTGACCCATATTCTTTTGAACAAGCTTCTAAGGATAGTGATTAGATCCAACATATGGACCAAAAGATTCAGGCATTAAGTGACTATCATACCTAGGAGATTGTGGATTTACCCTCAAGAAAGACTCTCATTGGGTGTAGGTGggtatataaagttaaaaacAAGGCTGATGGCAGTGTTGAGAGGTACAAAGCTAGACATGTGGCCAAGGGGTTAACTCAATAGGAAGGCTTAGATTATCATGATACCTTCTCCCCTGTGGTCAAAATATTGACTGTAAGGTGTGTTGTTGCTTTAGCTGCTCAATCCTGTTGGCCTATCTTTCAAATGGATGTGTATAATGCCTTTCTTTAAGGAGATTTACTAGAGGAGGTTTACATGACACTGCCACCTGGATTTGGTAGTCGGGGGAGACAAAAGTTTGTAGACTACTCAAATCTATATATGGATTGAAACAAGCCAGCAAATAGTGGAATTTGAAACTAACTATTGCTCTCACACACTCAGGCTTTACTCAAACCAAGTAAGATTATTCATTATTCACCAAAACAGACACTATTGGTGGTATTGTGATCATACTTGTGTATATAGATGATCTTCTAATCACTGGAAATAGTGATTCATTGATTCAGCAAGCTAAGGACATTATGCATCACAActtcaaaatgaaagacctAGGGGAGTTAAGATACTTCCTAGGAATTGAATTCGCAAGATCCAAGAAAGGAATACTGATGAATCAAAGGAAATATGCCTTAGAGTTAATATCAGAATATGGCTTGGCTGGAGGGAAAACAAATACAACACCATTTGAGCAAAATCAGAAGCTTACAAGTATAGAGTATGATAATCAATTCAATATCACAGGTGATGTTAAATTAGAAGATAGAAGAACATATCAAAGGTTGATTGAGAGATTACTGTACTTAGCTATGACAAGACcagatattttttttgatgtCCAACACCTAAGTCAGTTTATGCATGCACCTAAGAAATCACATTATGATGCAACATTACATGTAGTAAGGTACATTAAAAAACAATCTAGATTGGGATTAATAATGAGTAGCAAAAAGTCAATGAAGATAAATGCCTTTTGTGATGCTGATTGGGCATCATGCTTGTTATCCAGAAAATCTGTGACAGGTTTTGGAATAAAGTTTGGGGATTCTTTGGTTTCGTAGAAGTCGAAAAAACAAAGCACTATTTCCAGAAGTTCAGCAGAAGCTTAATATAGGAGTATGCTACCATTGTTGCAGAGCTAGTTTGGTTGCAAGTATTGTTACAAGAAACTAGAGCTCAAGTTGAATTACCTATGAACTTGCACTGTGATAACAAAGCAGCAATGTAAATAGCCTCAAATTCAATGTATCATGACGTACAAAGCACATAGAAATAGATTGTCCTTTCATTAGGGAAAGACTACAAGAAGGCATGATCAAGACTGAATACATAGCAAGTAGGGAACAAATGGCAGATGTATTTACCAAGGCTTTAGGGAAACAACTTCACAGTGACATGTTGTGCAAGCTAGGAATGCTGGACATATTCCACCAcccaacttgagggggagtatTGAAATGAACATTGTATAGTTAGTTACATTGTATAGTTAGTTAGGTCTGTACATAGTTGGTTACTCAATACTGTTAGTTGAGTTTGTTAAGTCTGTTAGAATTTGTTAGAGTGAGTCTAATTAACATTAGTTAGTTACAGATCACATATATAAATAAGACCTCACTATGAATCAATGATTAAGTCGGTAAATACAATTTCTACTGTTTcactcattttttctttttctctcaatCATTCTTTCCTAGTTAGGTTGTTTACTTTCAACACTTGCCACCCTTTTGAGTGGATCTTTGCCTTGACTTTGATTTCTCCATTAAATTGATGTACATTTCTGTTAATTTTGTGGAAAAAATTTTATGTTCATTTTTTGCTTTGCTCAAATTTTGTAATAGTGTTTTGATTGTTATGAATATATTGTTTTGACTTTAAATTGATCTttatttgtggaaggattttcatgTATATATTTGATTGTTGTGCATACAAGCGCTTTTACTAGGTCCAAAACTGAGGATTTTAATGATTTACTTCCTTTATTTCAACATAAATAAACTCCTGACACTTTTTTACGATTTGatgaatgaatttttttaagtctaaaaatttgtaaaaaaaaatttccTCCAAAATTACTCTTCGTTTTAATGGGTTTTATTGACTATCTCTAGTTTTAAGGAAAGTTTGGGAAGAAGCAAAATGGTGATATTGACaaattatcattaattaatGTCTTTAATTAACCTTCTTAAGACATGTGTCACATTACaaaattttgtttattttaaaatggagagaatatttaatttgattctttCAAAACTAAGCCGATAAGACCTCATTGTTTCTCATATCTCAAACACAACAAAgtacaaaattcaaattttgagtaATATTTCATGCCCCTAGGGTATATTAGATGCAAATAACATATTTTTCAGTTGTAAAAAGGACCAAAAAAATCATGTTTCATTAAAATATATACTacagaaaataaaatgaaaatatgcATCCGCTTATAAAGGGGTTGAGAGTTGAGAGACAATGAAGCTTGATCAATTTGGATTAAAAGAATTAAATGAAAAAAGACATTAAAATTTCCACTATTTTTTATGTAGTATAGACGTATTTAtgcatataatatattttaacttgTTTTCTTGCCAGATAATAAAGaggtaaataatattttaaaaaataggctCATGATAATGATAGGACCCTCATAATTTAAGTGCAATTAATAATTTCACCCTAATTTGGATGTATTAATTCTATGCCTTTACATTTTCTTTGACTAACCTTCCATTGACCAAAAAATCCTTTTTGACCAACTAAACAAATTTcaagatttggaaagaaattgCAAATAACATGATTATATAAAATCTcttaataaatagaaaaataagcATGCTATTAATGAATTCAATACTATATAATGTTGCAATAGGAAGCacactaaaataataataaaaaaggcTTTCTCTTAGGCAATATGGACAAAGCTTCAAGGACTCAAGTGTTTTTGGTAGTCACCTTATTGATCATTTCATGTGGTTCGTATATTTCTCTATTCTCTCTCTCCAAAAATTTATCGAGGAATTAAGATTTTTTTGCCATTtacaaaatgaattttaaaaaatgacatttGTGGATCTCTTATATGTAAAATTGAAAATCTCTcataaaaatgacataaatttttttaaaaataatatgtaagTGACCTACAAAACTAATTCTCTCAAATTTATCGATATACTAATGAGCTCgatcatattttttaggtgagGTGATAGGACAACATTGTATTATTAGAACAGATTGTAATTATTTGACATGCGATAAGGGGTTGCCAACTTGTATTGAAGGGACTTGCCTATGTTTAAAACTCAATACCATTTATAAAGGTACGTAACAatttaagataatattttttgcttACGTATCCAACATGTTTTATATATTTGTGCAAGATATTAACAAGCTAATTTTTGTGATCTAACAGGACAGAGGTGTAAGAAAGTAGAAGACTGTCATATAAATTGCAAGGGTGGGGATCCATTTTGTGTAGAAGGGACTTGTGTATGTACTTGATTAAAAcaaggcatatatatatattataatatatatactccATTGATCATATATGGAAGTCTTGAGTTATATTTTAAGGAACAATATTGTATAAGATAATGTTTACTTAAATGGCAATAAAGTTTATGCTCTATATTGGATCGATCTCGAGTTATTTATGAATATGATTTTTGGAGGTGTCAAATAAACAAATTGCGCGCTAAatttgaatgttttaaggttagCTTTGTTAAGAattgtacaacaacaacaataacaataatactcATTCCATTAAAACACAATTGCTTATACAAATGGCTCTATCTTGAGTTTGCAATAATCATTCCACCAAAACACAATTTACTTAAAAGAATTGTTCTATCTTAAGAGATCACaacacaaaaacaatcaaagaaTCTGTACAATGTATTCCAACACAAGTACTATAATCTAACCAACAACAACTCGAGGATGTCGTTTCttttgtcaaaaaaatataatcctAATGTTGAAAGTAATAAGACGAGGATTGCCATGACAATGTACCTGTGTTGGTGTTGCTTTGCTTGTAGCTGAACCTCCGTCTCTTCTGAATTGAGAACTATATTAGTCTCTTCATTTGTCAAAACGGAAGACTTACTGCTTTGATCAGTCGGTTTATCAGGAGGTAATTCGTTGATCACCTGAATCGGAGTACCAAAATCCTCTATTAGGATTATAGAATGAAGTCAACGTCTTTATGAAGCAAACACAAACATGATCACAATTGGAACAAGCAGATTACGGTCATTAAAGATCAATTATAAGTTGAAGGAACTTTACTCCTTTATTAACAAGTTTCCGTTAAAGAGAAGACACCGAAGAAAACACTAGTATTAAAATATGTAACATGTTTATATTGTTTGAACATTAGATAGAATGTGAACCATCAATAAAGAAAGCAAATATTCAAGATTTAGCTTTTACAGATTAGATGACATAGAGCAAGGTCACTAATCTTCAGAACCATAATCTATTACATGCTGCTAGTTTCTGAGGTTCGTGAGGTCAGTCTCAGGCATAATGAGCATTTTTAGACTACTCTTTTTAATAACCGATAGATCCTAGAGGGCCAGTGGCACGTGGTTTGAAACTCGGTGGATAGTGTGACCGCCACTCCACCCTTCACTTACATACCAGGTTTTGGTCTCATGCAGGGTTCGAACCTGTGACACACATTCACAATCCACACATCATAAGTTGTGCTCTCACTCTTACCAGTAGAACAAAGCCTTGGGGCTATCTTTGGTATAATTTCTATCAGTGGCTATAGTCATAAGACCCTTTTTTAAAGTGGAAATGAGGGAGGGGATTACAAGGTGGGGAATCGAACCCTCACCAACAAGACTAAAAAACAAGGCTTTTAATTCTAAGGCTAAGACTAAAAATCATATCATGCTATTGTCTTTAAGTGGCATACATTGTAACATACATATTTAGGAAGTTCTGAATgactaaaagaaaataaataccTGGGAGCTTTTCAGTGAGGATTCTGTTTGCAGTTCACGAGAACTGTCTGTAGCGGCAGCGATTGTTGAGGCAACTCTAGTAGATGACAACCTAGTATCATCACCTCCATTCTCAAGTACATTTATGGACGGTTGCTCATTCGTTGACTCCAACTTCCTGATCAATGATTTGTTTTCCTTGGCCAAACAAAAAATCTGCCAcggaaaaaacaaaaaattgttTACAATCGCTTCTAACTTTTGAATTTCCACTCAGAAAGCAACAGAATAAGATAACTAAAGCACCTGTTTTTGTACTCGCTCTCTTTCGATAGCCAGTTGCATGACCAAATCCATTATAAAGCTGGTTTTGATGTTAATGTCTTTCGCACTAGCAAGTTTCTCAACACTAACTTGATTCAAAGAAGTCTCCAATCCTTCGACTCTTGATCTTAGAAACTCTACTTCTTGGGTAAGTTCTAAATTAGCTTCCGACAAAATAAGGCACTGTTCCTCTGCATGTTCAGTCTTGCTTTCGGCTTTTAAGACCGTTTGTTTTAGCTCATCGATTAAGGTTTCCATATCCCAAATGGCAGAATATAGCATATTCTGTTGTTCTTGACCTGCTTCGGACGATGTCTTAGCATTTTGTAGCTGAAGTTCTAATTCCCTGACCTGCTTCTCGAGAATGCTAACTCTTTTAGCATTACTTTCATTACTACTCTTGAGAAAATCCAACTCTTCGTGCAGTTCCAAGTTTGTTTCTGTCAAATGTGCAACCTTTTCCTCTGCACTTTCAGCCTTATGTTCTGCAATATCGATGTCTTCTTTCTGAGATTCTACGATACATTCCAGTTCTTTAAGCCGCTCTTCGCTTACTTCATTCAGTTCATTTGCTTTCAGTAATTTAGACTCGGATTCTTTCAACTTATCTTCTGAAAGTTTTAGCCTGTCCCTTAAAGAGGTTACTTCGGTATTTTCAGCAGCAAGTTGTTTGTTGCAGCTATTAAGGTTTTGTATGGTAATATCTTTGGCATTTATCTGTCCTATGCAATTATCGATCTTCGATGTGAAATCATTCTCTCGTTGAAGTGAACCGTTCAAATTGAAGTTAACAATCTGTAATCGGCCCACCATCTCTCTGGAAATTCCCATTAGTACCTCTGCTGCATTTTCTGACTCTAAGAACCTACCCCATATAACCTCTGCACCCTCTTCCATGCACAGAGCTACTTGCTCAGTTAACCGGAGTTTCAGCTTTAGATCATCTTCATTTTGTTTAAGTAGAGTCAACTTCTTCTCGAGGTCTAGCTCTCTTTCGAGTGATTTTTCCAGCATTCTTAATATACGTCTTTGCTCAACTGTCTGCGCGTGTGGCTTCAATTGTCTTGctgaaaaattattaatttctgaTAAATCCAAACTCATCCTATATCTCCCTGGTAATACATGAACCAGAAAAAGATGTAATGTCTTTGACATGTTAgtaaagaaaggaagaaaacgtGCTCGTGAACCTAATAAGTTTCACAACTTACATTCATTTTGGTCGAAAGCTAATGAGGTCATCTGCAATTTGGCAAGCTGCATCTTCATTTCTAGGACACGTTCCTTCGATTGTCTCAATAACTCTTCAGTATCATGAAATTTATTCTCCATTATCACATGTAACTCACTAAATTCTCTGCGTGTAGGTATCTTTTGCCTCGCTTCAACGACCAGGTCTTGAAGAGTGCCTAAGAAATTGTCCAGTTGTCTTATCTCAGAGTTTAAAATTGCTGATAAGTGATCCAACGTCAGTACTTTCTCGATTGAGTCAGGAGAAATCTCATCATTCTCTAAAGAAATTGCTTCAACTTCATTTTCGCAGGCCTTAACACGCATCAAAAGATTGTCAAGATTCGTCAACTTCTCATCAGAAtacacaaggtccaaatctaTTCTACTCAATATTTCCATGGAACTCCTCATCTCTTCCATGTCCTTGGCTTCACTTGAGTGATTTTCAATCAACAAGGTTTCCATTACTTGTGGATCGATAATATCAGTAGTACGGACAGCCAATTCTTCAATTGCCATTGATCAGCACTTCTGAAAGGGCAGCTGCAAATGGGAAGGGAAGCATCACGAGATGAAAATGCAGGCGCATACAGCATACTTATTAAAGAGAACAGTCCAA contains the following coding sequences:
- the LOC129880037 gene encoding WPP domain-interacting tail-anchored protein 2 isoform X1, whose protein sequence is MAIEELAVRTTDIIDPQVMETLLIENHSSEAKDMEEMRSSMEILSRIDLDLVYSDEKLTNLDNLLMRVKACENEVEAISLENDEISPDSIEKVLTLDHLSAILNSEIRQLDNFLGTLQDLVVEARQKIPTRREFSELHVIMENKFHDTEELLRQSKERVLEMKMQLAKLQMTSLAFDQNEWRYRMSLDLSEINNFSARQLKPHAQTVEQRRILRMLEKSLERELDLEKKLTLLKQNEDDLKLKLRLTEQVALCMEEGAEVIWGRFLESENAAEVLMGISREMVGRLQIVNFNLNGSLQRENDFTSKIDNCIGQINAKDITIQNLNSCNKQLAAENTEVTSLRDRLKLSEDKLKESESKLLKANELNEVSEERLKELECIVESQKEDIDIAEHKAESAEEKVAHLTETNLELHEELDFLKSSNESNAKRVSILEKQVRELELQLQNAKTSSEAGQEQQNMLYSAIWDMETLIDELKQTVLKAESKTEHAEEQCLILSEANLELTQEVEFLRSRVEGLETSLNQVSVEKLASAKDINIKTSFIMDLVMQLAIERERVQKQIFCLAKENKSLIRKLESTNEQPSINVLENGGDDTRLSSTRVASTIAAATDSSRELQTESSLKSSQVINELPPDKPTDQSSKSSVLTNEETNIVLNSEETEVQLQAKQHQHRYIVMAILVLLLSTLGLYFFDKRNDILELLLVRL
- the LOC129880037 gene encoding WPP domain-interacting tail-anchored protein 2 isoform X2 translates to MAIEELAVRTTDIIDPQVMETLLIENHSSEAKDMEEMRSSMEILSRIDLDLVYSDEKLTNLDNLLMRVKACENEVEAISLENDEISPDSIEKVLTLDHLSAILNSEIRQLDNFLGTLQDLVVEARQKIPTRREFSELHVIMENKFHDTEELLRQSKERVLEMKMQLAKLQMTSLAFDQNEWRYRMSLDLSEINNFSARQLKPHAQTVEQRRILRMLEKSLERELDLEKKLTLLKQNEDDLKLKLRLTEQVALCMEEGAEVIWGRFLESENAAEVLMGISREMVGRLQIVNFNLNGSLQRENDFTSKIDNCIGQINAKDITIQNLNSCNKQLAAENTEVTSLRDRLKLSEDKLKESESKLLKANELNEVSEERLKELECIVESQKEDIDIAEHKAESAEEKVAHLTETNLELHEELDFLKSSNESNAKRVSILEKQVRELELQLQNAKTSSEAGQEQQNMLYSAIWDMETLIDELKQTVLKAESKTEHAEEQCLILSEANLELTQEVEFLRSRVEGLETSLNQVSVEKLASAKDINIKTSFIMDLVMQLAIERERVQKQIFCLAKENKSLIRKLESTNEQPSINVLENGGDDTRLSSTRVASTIAAATDSSRELQTESSLKSSQVINELPPDKPTDQSSKSSVLTNEETNIVLNSEETEVQLQAKQHQHRYKC